In a genomic window of Procambarus clarkii isolate CNS0578487 chromosome 12, FALCON_Pclarkii_2.0, whole genome shotgun sequence:
- the LOC138363920 gene encoding F-box/LRR-repeat protein 16-like isoform X1, producing MSLTAQEVVERAGVELSKCITGLGLRSRSREREVREAPLGPGGTSGGGEGGRMGSVRRGGVMEKVANVLCGNTVASSGLVNGKTKMDKPVPPEKPSRFLLGKVRNGGMPGPPLGSPAIPFNGHQGSPRPLRASRSPAHILRGHRYLSWDELIRDEAFLARFFTYFSPIERTVLAQVCLRWRTVLYQPRFWHGIRPVLNCREMRHTNVELTTDMRRRFYVSVQKRGFDSLVLMCANDEDLMDLVANYAVNHTKALRSVALRCSNISDKGLETLLDHLNGVYQLELQGCNDVTEAGLWACLNPRIVSLSVADCINVADEAVGAIAQLLPSLYELNLQAYHVTDAALAFFSPAKRPHSQSCGYTPAGNSPITPLSI from the coding sequence ATGTCCCTAACAGCACAGGAGGTGGTGGAGCGCGCGGGCGTGGAGTTGTCTAAGTGCATCACGGGTCTTGGGCTTCGCTCCCGCAGTAGGGAGAGAGAGGTGCGGGAGGCGCCCCTGGGACCAGGCGGCACCAGTGGAGGCGGGGAGGGGGGCAGGATGGGCTCGGTGAGGCGAGGTGGGGTTATGGAGAAGGTGGCTAACGTTCTGTGTGGAAACACTGTCGCCTCAAGCGGACTCGTTAATGGTAAGACAAAGATGGACAAGCCCGTCCCCCCAGAGAAGCCCAGTCGCTTCCTGCTGGGGAAGGTGAGGAATGGCGGAATGCCCGGGCCCCCGTTGGGCAGCCCCGCTATCCCTTTCAACGGTCACCAAGGCTCGCCTCGGCCGTTGAGGGCTTCGCGGTCCCCAGCACATATCCTGAGGGGACACCGCTATCTCTCATGGGACGAACTTATCCGTGACGAAGCCTTCCTAGCTAGATTTTTCACGTATTTTTCACCCATCGAAAGGACTGTACTGGCACAGGTGTGCCTCAGATGGCGCACGGTGCTCTACCAGCCACGGTTCTGGCACGGCATACGGCCTGTCCTCAACTGCCGTGAGATGCGTCACACCAACGTCGAGCTCACCACAGACATGCGACGACGCTTCTATGTGTCGGTGCAAAAGCGCGGATTTGATTCCCTCGTCCTCATGTGTGCAAATGACGAGGACCTTATGGACCTGGTGGCAAACTATGCCGTCAACCACACCAAAGCCCTGCGCTCGGTGGCTCTCCGCTGCTCCAACATATCCGACAAAGGACTGGAAACTCTCTTGGATCATTTAAACGGCGTTTATCAGCTGGAGCTGCAAGGCTGCAACGACGTGACGGAGGCGGGGCTGTGGGCGTGTCTCAATCCCCGCATCGTCTCCCTATCTGTGGCCGACTGCATAAATGTGGCTGACGAAGCAGTGGGAGCCATTGCTCAGCTCCTTCCCTCCCTGTACGAGCTCAACCTTCAGGCCTACCATGTCACGGACGCCGCCCTCGCCTTCTTCAGTCCCGCCAAACGTCCACACTCTCAATCCTGCGGCTACACTCCTGCTGGGAACTCACCAATCACGCCGTTATCAATATAG